From the Candidatus Krumholzibacteriota bacterium genome, one window contains:
- a CDS encoding phosphate ABC transporter substrate-binding protein: MIRWIRIFSSILLLTSALSLGTSDSAYAGKADKIVIDGSTTVGPIAKAFAEYYMSNNKDVNITVSESGSGNGAKSLLNKMCNIATMSRFMKDGEFSAAVKNGIMPVAHVVAVDGIAMIVHPSNPIKELSVEKVREIYKGKYTNWKQLGGPDVKIVMISRDTNSGTYETFEKLVMNKERIEENAEYVGSNGAVRQRVQSTPAAIGYVGLGFVDRTVKALTIEGVYPDSRSIASGVYPIARPLYMFTDRYPRLGTHLHAFITLYLTPRGQEIIEEIGFIPVTQYKYNK, encoded by the coding sequence ATGATAAGATGGATCAGAATCTTTTCTTCGATTCTCTTATTAACATCGGCTCTGTCATTAGGAACTTCTGACAGTGCTTATGCTGGAAAAGCGGATAAGATTGTTATCGACGGATCAACCACGGTTGGGCCGATAGCGAAAGCTTTTGCCGAGTATTATATGTCCAACAACAAAGATGTGAATATTACAGTAAGTGAATCAGGGAGTGGAAACGGAGCGAAAAGCCTTCTTAACAAAATGTGTAATATCGCTACCATGTCCCGTTTCATGAAGGACGGAGAATTCAGCGCCGCAGTCAAAAACGGCATCATGCCGGTGGCCCATGTGGTGGCTGTTGACGGGATTGCTATGATAGTGCATCCGTCGAATCCGATCAAGGAACTCAGTGTAGAGAAAGTAAGAGAAATCTACAAGGGTAAGTATACTAACTGGAAGCAGTTGGGAGGCCCTGATGTGAAGATAGTTATGATCAGCCGAGACACCAACAGCGGTACCTACGAAACCTTCGAGAAGCTGGTCATGAATAAGGAGAGGATAGAAGAGAATGCCGAATATGTCGGAAGTAACGGAGCCGTGCGTCAGAGGGTTCAGAGCACGCCGGCCGCGATAGGGTATGTGGGGCTCGGTTTTGTTGACCGCACCGTCAAAGCTCTCACTATAGAGGGTGTTTACCCTGACAGCAGATCGATAGCTTCGGGTGTATATCCGATCGCCCGTCCGCTCTATATGTTCACCGACAGATACCCGAGATTGGGCACCCACCTGCACGCATTCATTACACTTTATCTGACACCGCGGGGGCAGGAGATCATAGAAGAGATCGGATTTATCCCGGTAACTCAGTATAAATATAATAAATGA
- the pstA gene encoding phosphate ABC transporter permease PstA gives MEIQSRKLLNISFTSVGVMAILLMAISLVVLLFPIFMKGMGAFVFRETVENRELMLQRFGRGNREEVMADVRETEAARKPVYELMERFEEEMSKADSEFRRKYRSEYGDIKEMIGELLGPGPGDREGALIRKRYGKVRMDRALAKLDQILKVETYDYSDTSSMGKKVLKPRREIFSGTTLEPVFTILEKDINKMMKPGLKFYWRFLFDKSQDAHFFGGIWPEVLGTLYLSIGAMIFAIPFGIVAAIYLAEYAGEGRLTRLIRVSISSLAGVPSIVFGLFGLAFFINTMNISNSKSVMAGSLTLALLVLPIIIRASEEAIKSVPRGYREAAMSLGGGKWHTIISVVLPAALPGILTSIIVSLGRAAGETAPIIFTAAVSVGKPLAIWQTLSQPTPALPWSVYNLATEHEAVNEIRHVQYGMVLTLVVLVLLLNLTAIIIRKRVSKKLRR, from the coding sequence ATGGAGATTCAAAGCAGAAAATTATTAAATATATCGTTCACCTCGGTGGGCGTTATGGCGATATTGCTGATGGCGATATCGCTGGTTGTGCTGCTCTTCCCGATCTTCATGAAAGGTATGGGGGCCTTTGTGTTCAGAGAAACAGTGGAGAACCGGGAACTGATGCTGCAGAGATTCGGACGGGGTAACAGGGAAGAGGTGATGGCGGATGTACGTGAAACGGAAGCGGCCAGAAAACCGGTCTATGAACTGATGGAGCGGTTCGAAGAAGAAATGTCGAAAGCGGATTCAGAATTCCGGAGAAAATACCGGAGTGAATACGGAGATATCAAGGAGATGATAGGTGAACTTCTGGGGCCCGGGCCGGGCGACAGGGAAGGGGCGCTTATAAGAAAAAGATATGGCAAAGTGCGTATGGACAGAGCCCTTGCCAAACTGGATCAAATACTCAAAGTTGAAACTTACGACTATTCCGATACGTCCAGTATGGGGAAGAAGGTACTCAAGCCCAGAAGAGAAATCTTCAGCGGAACTACTCTTGAACCTGTCTTTACGATCCTTGAAAAAGATATAAATAAGATGATGAAGCCGGGGCTTAAATTTTACTGGCGTTTCCTGTTTGATAAATCGCAGGATGCCCACTTCTTTGGCGGGATCTGGCCGGAGGTGCTGGGAACGCTCTACCTTTCGATTGGGGCGATGATATTCGCCATACCTTTCGGCATTGTCGCCGCCATTTATCTTGCTGAATATGCCGGGGAAGGCAGGCTTACAAGATTGATAAGAGTATCAATAAGCTCCCTTGCCGGAGTCCCCAGCATAGTATTCGGACTATTCGGGCTGGCATTCTTTATAAATACCATGAATATTTCGAACTCGAAGAGCGTTATGGCGGGATCACTGACCCTCGCTCTTCTGGTTCTTCCGATAATAATACGTGCTTCGGAGGAAGCGATTAAATCGGTGCCCAGGGGGTACAGAGAAGCTGCAATGAGCTTGGGTGGGGGGAAATGGCACACTATAATATCAGTGGTCCTTCCCGCGGCACTTCCCGGCATCCTGACCAGTATCATAGTCAGCCTGGGAAGGGCTGCCGGCGAGACAGCGCCGATCATCTTTACAGCGGCTGTGAGCGTGGGTAAACCGCTGGCAATCTGGCAGACTTTATCTCAGCCCACTCCAGCACTACCCTGGAGCGTGTACAATCTCGCTACAGAGCACGAGGCGGTCAATGAGATACGCCACGTTCAGTACGGGATGGTTCTGACACTAGTAGTTCTTGTTTTGCTTTTAAATCTTACAGCTATTATTATACGCAAGAGGGTTTCAAAGAAACTCAGAAGATAA
- a CDS encoding PstC family ABC transporter permease encodes MNGYKVGKNYREKISSPNISGKNLLMSDEKRWFRRIGSLTGKSILAVIASVSLLALFFIFFFIIRDALPFFRLEGVKNFFTSTAWYPSRENPEFGALAIFVGSALVTLGAVVVSVPLGILAALCLSDILPFTSRQYVKPVIEMLAAIPSVVYGFFALIVFAPYLQEKGGAALSMGTWIVLTPLALVLSVILGDILSSRAGKAEKKLRRVIFAMIIAVISIWGIYSLSDFFSGIKVVSGTNVFNVSIILGIMALPLIVSVSEDALSAVGRDMREGSYALGATRAETLLKVIVPAARSGIFAAIILGVMRALGETMVVWMASGNAASIPEPWFNLMEPVRTLTATIAGDMGEADQVTGSSRYYVLFAMAMCLLIFAFISNMVSEHFAKKARGMSK; translated from the coding sequence ATGAACGGTTATAAAGTCGGAAAAAATTACCGCGAGAAGATTTCTTCCCCGAATATTTCGGGGAAGAATCTTCTTATGAGTGATGAAAAGAGGTGGTTCAGGCGTATAGGTTCTTTGACCGGCAAATCGATTCTGGCCGTGATTGCATCTGTATCGCTTCTTGCACTTTTCTTTATATTTTTCTTTATCATCAGGGATGCTCTTCCGTTCTTTCGCCTGGAAGGTGTAAAGAATTTCTTTACAAGTACAGCATGGTATCCCTCAAGGGAAAACCCGGAATTCGGCGCCCTGGCGATCTTTGTGGGGAGCGCCCTGGTGACGCTGGGGGCGGTAGTAGTTTCGGTTCCGCTCGGCATTCTTGCGGCACTCTGCCTCAGTGATATTCTGCCCTTTACTTCCAGACAGTACGTCAAGCCGGTAATAGAGATGTTGGCTGCTATCCCTTCTGTTGTATACGGATTCTTCGCTCTGATTGTATTCGCGCCCTATTTGCAGGAGAAGGGCGGCGCGGCGCTATCAATGGGAACCTGGATTGTTCTTACTCCGCTGGCACTCGTATTGTCGGTTATCCTTGGCGATATTCTGAGCTCCAGGGCGGGTAAAGCAGAGAAGAAGTTGAGGAGAGTAATCTTCGCTATGATTATTGCCGTAATTTCAATATGGGGCATATACTCTCTCAGTGATTTTTTCTCCGGTATCAAGGTAGTGAGCGGTACCAACGTTTTTAACGTCTCGATCATTCTGGGTATTATGGCTTTACCCTTAATAGTGAGTGTTTCCGAGGATGCCTTGAGTGCCGTGGGTAGAGATATGCGGGAGGGCAGCTACGCTCTGGGGGCAACCAGAGCGGAAACACTGCTTAAAGTAATAGTACCGGCGGCAAGGAGCGGGATATTCGCTGCTATCATCCTAGGGGTTATGAGAGCTCTGGGTGAGACTATGGTGGTATGGATGGCATCCGGGAACGCAGCCAGTATACCGGAGCCATGGTTCAATTTAATGGAACCGGTAAGGACACTTACGGCAACCATAGCCGGGGACATGGGAGAGGCAGATCAGGTAACCGGTTCGTCCCGCTACTATGTGCTTTTTGCCATGGCGATGTGTCTTTTGATCTTCGCGTTTATTTCAAATATGGTAAGCGAACATTTCGCGAAGAAGGCGAGGGGAATGTCGAAATAG
- a CDS encoding response regulator, giving the protein MNDKNILVVDDEEDINELVKYNLEREGFKVTCVSTGEKALLEVSRGKYDLIILDLMLPGVDGLTVCRNLKSDSDTASIPVIMLTAKGEESDIVVGLELGAIDYITKPFSPRVVVARVKAVLRAVTKRSSEEERIMIGALDIDPNRYLVKLDGVKLDLTSTEFKLLRYMANRPGWVFTRNQLIDASRGDEYIVTDRSVDVHIVGIRKKLGKFGNYIQTVRGVGYRFKEF; this is encoded by the coding sequence ATGAACGATAAGAACATTCTCGTCGTGGATGATGAAGAAGACATTAACGAACTGGTTAAGTATAACCTCGAGAGGGAAGGGTTTAAGGTAACCTGTGTGAGTACCGGGGAGAAGGCGCTTCTGGAGGTAAGCAGGGGCAAGTACGATCTGATAATACTGGATCTGATGCTTCCCGGCGTGGACGGGCTGACTGTCTGTAGAAATCTCAAGAGCGATTCAGACACCGCTTCCATACCTGTAATAATGCTCACCGCAAAGGGAGAAGAGTCGGATATTGTGGTGGGGCTGGAGCTGGGAGCGATTGACTACATTACCAAACCATTCAGCCCCCGGGTCGTAGTGGCAAGGGTTAAAGCGGTGCTCAGGGCCGTGACAAAACGGAGCAGTGAAGAAGAGAGAATAATGATAGGAGCGCTGGATATAGACCCTAATCGTTATCTGGTAAAGCTTGACGGGGTAAAGCTGGATCTTACATCCACCGAATTCAAACTGCTGCGCTATATGGCAAACAGGCCCGGCTGGGTGTTTACCAGGAACCAGTTGATAGATGCTTCCCGGGGAGACGAATACATAGTTACCGACCGCAGCGTGGATGTGCATATTGTGGGTATCCGGAAGAAGCTGGGGAAATTCGGGAATTACATTCAGACGGTACGCGGTGTCGGATACCGTTTTAAGGAGTTTTAG
- the waaF gene encoding lipopolysaccharide heptosyltransferase II, translated as MNRIFTENPSGKEYGIFRILVLTPSWLGDAVMSLSFFQKLRGVFPDGYIVAACSDYVSEIYENKTEINQIVTYSKGGLKNKISLIKELRSHARWEICFLLSPSFSSALTAFLSGAKRRIGYGTDSRSLLLTDAIDKTSYKKGHIYDVHSRLIGLARENVNEKEYIPSIEPPGNWKEIIESKGIKGKYAVFSAGASYGPAKLWPAENYLKLSELLRENEGLNVVAVGVSREREYLNSIIGKNNGSGVNLAGECNLKELIAILKGAEVVVGNDSGPVHLSSALGVPTVAIFGSTSPLWTGPRGKRSRIVNSNIKCSPCFKRECPLYDYAKCFDDILTGDVYEVVREVMSAEQD; from the coding sequence ATGAATAGAATATTTACAGAGAACCCCTCAGGGAAGGAATACGGAATCTTCAGAATACTTGTATTAACGCCCAGCTGGCTGGGAGATGCTGTCATGTCACTTTCCTTTTTTCAAAAACTGAGGGGAGTCTTCCCTGATGGCTATATTGTCGCCGCGTGCAGTGATTATGTGTCCGAGATATACGAAAATAAGACTGAAATAAATCAAATCGTTACATACAGTAAAGGCGGGTTGAAAAACAAAATATCCCTTATAAAAGAATTACGTTCACACGCCCGGTGGGAAATATGTTTTCTGCTTTCTCCATCTTTCTCATCAGCTCTTACAGCATTTTTATCGGGAGCAAAAAGAAGAATTGGTTATGGAACTGATTCGCGTTCACTTCTTTTAACAGACGCCATAGATAAGACTTCTTACAAAAAGGGTCACATTTACGATGTTCACAGCAGGCTGATTGGACTCGCTCGTGAAAACGTAAATGAAAAGGAATATATTCCCTCTATTGAACCGCCCGGCAATTGGAAAGAGATAATAGAAAGTAAAGGGATTAAGGGTAAATATGCCGTGTTTTCAGCAGGAGCTTCCTACGGCCCCGCCAAACTATGGCCGGCCGAAAACTATTTGAAATTATCAGAACTGCTGCGCGAAAACGAGGGGCTTAATGTTGTGGCGGTGGGAGTGTCAAGGGAAAGGGAGTACTTGAATTCAATTATTGGTAAGAATAACGGATCGGGGGTTAATCTAGCCGGTGAATGTAATCTAAAAGAACTAATAGCAATCCTTAAAGGGGCTGAAGTGGTTGTTGGTAATGATAGCGGCCCCGTTCATCTTTCTTCGGCACTCGGAGTTCCTACAGTTGCGATTTTTGGTTCAACCAGCCCGTTGTGGACAGGCCCTCGCGGAAAACGTTCAAGAATAGTAAATAGTAACATCAAATGTTCGCCTTGCTTTAAAAGAGAATGTCCACTGTATGATTACGCAAAGTGTTTTGATGATATATTAACAGGAGATGTCTACGAAGTTGTCCGCGAAGTGATGTCTGCAGAGCAGGATTGA
- a CDS encoding ATP-binding protein, which translates to MRRKRIIWHILPYHFLIVIIALVAVSWYASATVKNFFIEETGRGLEERAKLIKLHILGDQSTNLRDIETIDALCDTIGVVAGMRVTLILPSGRVVGDSDKDPAIMENHANRPEVISAFKGGTGSSIRYSETLKRNQLYVAVPVIEAGKLVAVIRTSVHLGSLEESLGWMTGRIFWAGLVAAILALIVGGIVSRKITGPLKVIRKGAERFAGDDLSYRLPQQGLLETDVLSEVMNDMAERLAIRIENTRRQKMEQEAVFFSMNEGLLVVDKDEKIMKMNPQARKILDTGNRDVVGSPIQEVVRNYEVEQLAKKLIAGEKTEEIEIKLAEESYFSVSGATLYGREGENQGAVIMLRDIARLRKLENIRRDFVANVSHELRTPITTVKGFAETLLDEKGRDPEKQERFLRIISRHADRMNYIIEDLLTLSRLQQTQGGEERFQLLNIQDVLDETLDFCMANSEDKNIEIITEYPEDLFIRAVPVLISQAISNLVDNAIKNSEPGGKVKIVITEDEESVYIDVIDNGRGIGEKHLSRIFERFYRVDRARSRREGGTGLGLAIVKHIAQVHGGCVEVESELGKGSKFRIVIPRN; encoded by the coding sequence ATGCGCCGGAAAAGAATAATCTGGCATATACTTCCCTATCATTTTCTCATAGTTATAATAGCCCTGGTGGCAGTTTCGTGGTACGCATCCGCAACTGTTAAGAATTTCTTTATCGAAGAGACCGGAAGAGGGCTGGAAGAACGGGCAAAACTTATCAAACTGCATATCTTAGGTGATCAATCAACCAATCTTCGTGATATTGAAACAATCGACGCTCTCTGCGATACTATCGGAGTGGTAGCCGGAATGAGGGTTACTCTTATACTGCCCTCGGGCAGGGTAGTGGGGGATTCCGATAAGGATCCCGCGATCATGGAAAATCACGCCAACCGCCCGGAGGTAATTTCGGCCTTTAAAGGGGGGACCGGTTCGTCCATTCGTTACAGCGAAACCCTTAAAAGGAACCAGCTATACGTGGCTGTTCCGGTAATCGAAGCGGGAAAGCTTGTTGCCGTTATAAGAACATCGGTTCATCTGGGATCTCTCGAAGAGAGCCTCGGCTGGATGACCGGCAGGATATTCTGGGCGGGACTGGTAGCGGCTATCCTGGCTTTGATAGTGGGGGGGATTGTTTCCAGGAAGATTACCGGACCGCTAAAAGTTATAAGGAAAGGCGCAGAGCGCTTTGCCGGTGATGACCTCAGCTACCGGCTTCCCCAGCAGGGTCTTCTGGAAACTGACGTGCTGTCGGAAGTCATGAATGATATGGCCGAGCGCCTTGCTATAAGGATTGAGAATACCAGAAGGCAAAAGATGGAGCAGGAGGCGGTTTTCTTTAGTATGAATGAGGGGCTCCTGGTAGTAGATAAAGATGAAAAGATTATGAAGATGAATCCCCAGGCCAGGAAGATATTAGATACAGGGAACAGGGATGTTGTAGGCAGTCCGATTCAGGAGGTGGTCAGGAATTACGAGGTGGAACAGCTGGCGAAAAAGTTAATAGCCGGAGAAAAGACAGAGGAGATAGAGATAAAGCTTGCCGAAGAGAGCTATTTCTCGGTCAGTGGGGCTACGCTTTACGGAAGAGAGGGTGAGAATCAGGGTGCTGTTATCATGCTCAGGGATATTGCCAGACTGAGGAAACTTGAGAATATCAGGCGCGATTTCGTTGCCAATGTTTCTCACGAACTCAGGACACCCATAACTACCGTTAAGGGTTTCGCCGAAACGCTGCTGGATGAGAAGGGAAGGGATCCGGAGAAACAGGAGCGTTTTCTCAGGATTATCAGCCGTCATGCAGACCGGATGAACTACATTATTGAAGACCTGCTAACCCTGTCCCGTCTGCAGCAGACCCAGGGTGGGGAGGAGAGATTTCAGCTGCTCAATATACAGGATGTCCTGGATGAGACTCTCGATTTCTGTATGGCCAACAGCGAAGATAAGAATATTGAAATTATTACGGAGTATCCAGAGGATCTATTTATCAGAGCGGTACCGGTTCTTATCAGCCAGGCGATATCCAATCTTGTGGATAATGCCATAAAGAACAGTGAACCGGGCGGTAAAGTCAAAATAGTGATCACTGAGGATGAGGAAAGTGTGTATATCGACGTAATAGACAATGGGAGGGGGATAGGTGAGAAGCACCTTTCCAGGATCTTCGAAAGGTTCTACCGGGTGGACCGGGCCAGAAGCAGAAGAGAAGGAGGAACCGGTCTCGGGCTTGCCATAGTAAAGCATATAGCACAGGTTCACGGGGGGTGCGTGGAGGTGGAGAGTGAACTGGGGAAGGGCAGTAAATTCAGGATCGTAATACCCCGAAATTGA
- a CDS encoding Hsp20/alpha crystallin family protein, translating into MGSRNEDLIKRLANAFISGETEGKKMKFHADLSWEPSVDVIETKKDIIVIVDIAGMKGEDINVVTDGKILKISGRREGVFNPEQKQFHKLEIEVGCFARKIELPVSVDRENRSACYENGLLKIILKKTPDKDDVRKIEID; encoded by the coding sequence ATGGGATCACGTAATGAAGATCTGATTAAACGATTGGCAAATGCCTTTATATCAGGTGAAACAGAAGGTAAAAAAATGAAGTTTCACGCCGACCTTTCATGGGAACCCTCGGTTGATGTAATCGAGACAAAGAAGGATATAATCGTTATTGTTGATATCGCGGGAATGAAGGGTGAAGATATTAATGTCGTAACTGATGGTAAAATTCTGAAAATCAGCGGCAGGAGAGAGGGTGTATTTAATCCCGAGCAAAAGCAATTTCATAAATTAGAGATAGAAGTTGGTTGTTTTGCGAGGAAGATTGAGCTTCCGGTTTCAGTTGACCGCGAGAATCGTTCAGCCTGTTATGAAAACGGATTATTAAAGATAATTTTAAAGAAGACACCTGATAAAGATGATGTCAGGAAAATAGAGATAGACTGA
- the lon gene encoding endopeptidase La: protein MRELKEERELLHNIPEELPVIPINDGVIFPYMLVPLILSDRDLIKLVDKALDSNKIVGVFTQKDRDAERPDPLNLYSIGCAMLIQKMARFPDGHIRIIGQGLTRVKIKEYSRKTNPMRAKIEVLKETASKSGKAKALVRNVQKAFMSIIDKSENYPDELKNIVMGIKDPGRLSDLLASNLSVEIDEKQKILETLNNYKRLEKIYFHIDNELEIAKIGDKIRKDMHKDMDREQREYFLRKQLRVIKKELGEDISIEREQLRKRIENESLPEQVAEAAKNQMSRLSMMSSNSSEYVVTRTYLDWILDLPWNKATTDLLDINKAKRVLDKGHYDLQSVKERILEFLSVRKLKEGVIGSILCFVGPPGVGKTSLGMSVAKTLGRKFVRISLGGVKDEAEIRGHRRTYIGALPGRIIQGIKNAGSNNPVFMMDEVDKLGQDYKGDPTSALLEVLDPDENNMFEDHYLSLPFDLSKVLFITTSNVRETIPHALLDRMEVMEISGYITSEKLQIAKKFLIPKEMKKNGILPNKLQISDKALISVIEHYTREAGVRNLERAIGAIMRKVARKLAEGKSGPYRVIPRNIKSYLGPKEYPSLAKLPKPQYGVATGMAKSMAGGVILFVEALRMKGRGGLKLTGYLGDVMKESAEAAMSYVKANYSDELADKNFFEKNDIHMHIPAGAVPKDGPSAGVAMAVALSSVALHRKVKNNIAMTGEITLTGKVLPVGALKDKVIAAHRSGIDTVILPAMNRKDVESIPKRIRKGLKFKFVNRLVDAISFSLE from the coding sequence TTGAGAGAATTAAAGGAAGAAAGAGAATTACTTCATAATATTCCTGAAGAGTTGCCCGTTATACCTATCAATGATGGAGTAATCTTCCCGTATATGCTTGTCCCTCTGATTCTATCTGACAGGGATTTGATTAAGCTCGTGGATAAAGCTCTTGATTCGAATAAAATAGTTGGAGTTTTTACTCAGAAAGACAGAGATGCAGAACGCCCCGACCCGTTGAACCTCTATAGTATAGGTTGCGCGATGCTTATACAAAAGATGGCCCGCTTTCCGGACGGACACATCAGAATAATCGGCCAGGGTCTCACTAGAGTGAAAATAAAGGAATATTCCAGGAAAACCAATCCAATGAGAGCTAAGATAGAAGTTTTAAAAGAAACTGCCAGCAAGAGTGGAAAAGCAAAAGCTCTCGTCCGCAATGTTCAGAAGGCATTTATGAGCATTATTGATAAATCAGAGAACTATCCGGATGAACTCAAAAATATTGTCATGGGTATTAAAGATCCCGGCCGCCTTTCAGATTTGCTGGCATCAAATTTATCGGTAGAGATAGATGAGAAACAGAAAATATTAGAAACTTTGAACAATTATAAAAGGCTCGAAAAAATATACTTTCATATCGATAATGAGCTGGAGATTGCCAAAATAGGAGATAAAATAAGAAAAGATATGCATAAAGATATGGATCGCGAACAGCGTGAATATTTTTTGAGAAAGCAATTACGTGTTATAAAGAAGGAGCTCGGTGAAGATATATCTATTGAACGGGAACAGTTACGTAAAAGGATCGAAAATGAATCTCTGCCTGAACAGGTAGCTGAAGCTGCAAAGAACCAGATGTCCAGACTCTCTATGATGTCTTCTAATTCATCGGAATATGTTGTAACGAGGACTTATCTCGATTGGATTCTGGATTTACCCTGGAATAAGGCTACAACCGATCTTCTCGACATAAATAAAGCTAAGAGAGTTCTAGACAAGGGACATTATGATTTGCAAAGCGTAAAAGAAAGAATTCTGGAGTTTCTTTCAGTAAGGAAGTTGAAGGAAGGTGTTATCGGATCGATACTTTGTTTTGTGGGGCCGCCGGGTGTGGGTAAAACATCGCTCGGTATGAGTGTGGCAAAGACTCTGGGGCGTAAGTTCGTAAGGATATCTCTAGGCGGCGTGAAGGATGAAGCTGAGATTAGAGGTCACAGAAGAACCTATATAGGGGCTCTGCCAGGCAGGATAATTCAGGGGATAAAAAACGCCGGCAGCAATAACCCTGTCTTTATGATGGATGAGGTCGATAAACTGGGGCAGGATTACAAAGGTGATCCCACTTCAGCTCTTCTGGAAGTTCTGGACCCTGATGAAAACAATATGTTTGAAGACCATTATCTCAGCTTGCCGTTTGATCTTTCAAAAGTACTTTTTATTACCACTTCTAATGTGCGGGAAACAATACCTCACGCTCTTCTTGACAGAATGGAGGTTATGGAAATTTCCGGTTATATTACCAGCGAAAAGTTACAGATCGCCAAGAAGTTTCTTATACCTAAGGAGATGAAGAAGAATGGCATTCTTCCAAATAAACTTCAAATATCTGATAAAGCTCTGATATCTGTAATAGAACATTATACAAGAGAGGCGGGTGTTAGAAATCTCGAGAGAGCTATCGGCGCTATTATGAGAAAGGTGGCCAGAAAACTTGCTGAGGGCAAAAGCGGACCCTACAGAGTAATCCCGAGAAATATCAAGAGCTATCTTGGTCCCAAGGAATATCCTTCTCTTGCCAAACTTCCGAAACCTCAATACGGTGTAGCTACTGGAATGGCAAAGTCGATGGCGGGAGGTGTTATACTTTTCGTTGAAGCTTTGCGTATGAAGGGAAGAGGCGGACTTAAACTGACTGGTTATCTGGGTGATGTGATGAAGGAATCTGCCGAGGCGGCAATGAGTTATGTGAAAGCGAATTATTCCGATGAACTCGCGGACAAGAATTTCTTCGAAAAGAATGATATCCATATGCATATACCGGCGGGAGCTGTTCCAAAAGACGGTCCGAGCGCGGGGGTGGCTATGGCGGTAGCCCTTTCGTCTGTAGCGCTTCACAGAAAAGTAAAGAATAATATCGCGATGACGGGGGAAATAACATTGACTGGCAAGGTTCTGCCGGTAGGCGCTCTAAAAGATAAGGTGATCGCCGCGCACAGATCGGGTATCGATACGGTTATTTTGCCCGCTATGAACAGAAAAGATGTTGAATCTATTCCGAAGAGAATAAGGAAAGGCTTGAAATTCAAGTTTGTAAATAGGCTTGTTGACGCGATTTCCTTCTCACTGGAGTAA
- a CDS encoding glycosyltransferase family 9 protein: MVVKQGKISFIHRLCSHLVGRFKEDRQFILPGDVTSSTKLLFIDSGDISDLLFVYPVINYFHRNFPHIKKTIVVDSSHAEIAKNVLRFSSVITYERDKLKFYSRYFFNLAKKIKSQNFQSVIVLSVNISFERYLLAYSSGARARIGFASQLSFPFINCEIFPPNNVYQGKKIEGIINSIGLKADVKPTEIRLDESDVSRAKQIIHFRKPQKNIVTIGVDPGKGKEKHYVIPEIIAYLANNVAVRMKAKFLVLTEPWHSETVNEFSRGLKSEVLDIVPSNANETIALLSTCDLFISGNTNLLHYSAALGVSTIGLFTEHENEKWIPPYENIRIFRGKRGEKLSLKNFFSIVKEVLPE, translated from the coding sequence ATGGTTGTTAAACAGGGTAAAATCAGTTTTATACATCGGCTTTGTTCTCATCTTGTCGGAAGATTTAAAGAAGACCGGCAATTTATACTCCCAGGTGACGTAACGAGTTCGACGAAGCTGCTTTTTATCGATTCCGGGGATATTTCAGACCTTTTATTTGTCTATCCGGTAATTAATTATTTTCACAGAAACTTTCCTCATATAAAGAAAACTATCGTTGTTGACAGCTCCCATGCTGAAATTGCTAAAAATGTTTTAAGGTTCAGTTCAGTAATTACATATGAAAGAGATAAATTAAAGTTCTATAGTCGCTATTTTTTTAATTTAGCAAAAAAAATAAAATCACAGAATTTTCAATCAGTCATAGTTTTAAGCGTTAATATTTCATTTGAAAGGTATTTGCTGGCATATTCATCTGGAGCTAGAGCTCGAATAGGGTTCGCTAGTCAGCTCTCATTTCCCTTCATAAACTGTGAGATATTTCCCCCGAATAATGTTTATCAGGGTAAGAAAATTGAAGGGATAATAAATTCTATTGGATTAAAAGCTGACGTGAAACCCACGGAAATAAGGCTTGATGAGAGCGATGTCAGCAGGGCTAAACAAATTATACACTTTAGGAAACCCCAGAAGAATATTGTAACGATCGGAGTTGACCCGGGCAAAGGAAAAGAAAAACATTATGTAATACCGGAAATAATAGCTTATCTGGCTAATAACGTGGCCGTCAGAATGAAAGCGAAATTTCTTGTCTTGACAGAACCGTGGCATAGTGAAACAGTAAATGAATTCTCACGGGGGCTAAAGAGTGAAGTTCTTGATATAGTTCCTTCTAACGCGAATGAGACAATTGCTCTTCTATCTACATGTGATCTCTTTATTTCCGGTAATACAAATCTATTGCACTATTCCGCGGCTCTGGGAGTGTCGACGATAGGACTTTTCACAGAACATGAAAATGAAAAATGGATACCCCCTTACGAGAACATAAGAATATTTAGAGGAAAAAGAGGCGAAAAACTTTCACTGAAGAATTTTTTCTCAATTGTGAAAGAGGTCTTGCCGGAATAG